The proteins below are encoded in one region of Oncorhynchus masou masou isolate Uvic2021 unplaced genomic scaffold, UVic_Omas_1.1 unplaced_scaffold_1550, whole genome shotgun sequence:
- the LOC135531197 gene encoding cyclin-Y-like protein 1 yields MERHFLELLQFNINVPASVYAKYYFDLRSLADDNNLNFPLEPLDNQRATKLEAISRLCEDRYKDLGKVTIRRSLSADNLVGVRTTHAVLS; encoded by the exons ATGGAGAGGCACTTCCTGGAGCTGCTTCAGTTCAACATCAACGTGCCGGCCAGCGTCTACGCCAAGTACTACTTTGATCTGCGCTCCCTGGCCGACGACAACAACCTCAACTTCCCCCTGGAGCCACTTGACAACCAGCGAGCCACTAAACTGGAG GCGATCTCCAGACTGTGTGAGGACAGATACAAGGATCTGGGCAAGGTGACCATAAGGAGGTCCCTCAGCGCAGACAATCTGGTGGGCGTCCGAACCACCCACGCCGTGCTGTCCTAA